From Pseudomonas sp. LS1212, the proteins below share one genomic window:
- a CDS encoding type ISP restriction/modification enzyme translates to MSALITLLDHYRNASVTEREKGTYFEELIYTYLRNEATYRDLYEQVWTYSDWAKEQGLDKRDTGIDLVAKTQGTGEYHAVQCKLYASDYRVQKKDIDSFFTASGKKPFTHRIIVASTNNWSEHANDALQNQHQTVSKIDLNDLENSQIDWAKFKPSQAPVLRAKKKLLEHQQTALNATEFGLKTAHRGKLIMACGTGKTFTSLKIAEKLAGKGKRVLFLVPSLSLLSQTLTEWTQESGTPLHSFAVCSDSDVGKKRKQDDDVVQTFTHELRYPATTEPKRLASEMAKRHDDEHMSVVFSTYHSIDVISRAQHEHELPEFDLVVCDEAHRTTGATFGEDDESNFVKIHDADYIRSVKRLYMTATPRIYGDNAKIKAESGDVTLCSMDDETLYGRELHVITFSEAVKRGLLVDYKVLVLAVEESHVSRSLQKMLASEDNQLKVDDAAKIIGCWKALAKQSMAEDLVGDSEPMKRAVAFCQVIEPNYKGSKHKVSSKNISSMFQSVVEAYQESESVEAASRLTCEAAHVDGGMNASQKEEKLTWLKGDTPENTCRILSNVRCLSEGVDVPSLDAVLFLTPRNSQVDVVQSVGRVMRNAPGKKRGYVILPVVIPAGVEAHDALNDNQTYKVVWQVLQALRSHDDTFDAMVNKLDLIGHDPRKMEVIAITDKVERKQKNSSGTKNKDAGKGRYGIGSKNKHDAEGQITQQADLSYEVGDIERAIYAKIVQKCGNRHHWEDWANDIAKIARTHIDRIQGILENSEYVSEKAAFEAFAIELRDDLNDSISDEEIIEMLAQHLITKPVFDALFEDYSFAKHNPMSQTMQGVLDALNEHRLDKEADTLEKFYASVKQRAEGIDNAAGKQKIVVELYDKFFRNAFPKMTERLGIVYTPVEVVDFIIHSVNDVLQSEFGQSLGSDGVHIIDPFTGTGTFITRLLQSGLMTPEQIKNKYQGQIHANELVLLAYYIAAINIEAVYHSLVGGDYVPFEGICLTDTFQMYEKEDLVDALLEQNSARRKKQKQLDIRVIIGNPPYSAGQTSANDNNANVAYPHLDDRIRSTYAERSTATNKNALYDSYIRAIRWASDRVGDSGVIGFVTNAGFVEANTADGLRQCLADEFSSIYVFHLRGNQRTSGELSRREGGKIFGSGSRAPIAISLLVKNPQAKQHGKIYFHDIGDYLSQSEKLEKISGFASIAGITADEAWQVITPDEHGDWLQQRDGSFAEFIVLGDKDRNPAPKLFANYSSGVKTQRDAWCYNSSKKNVVANMQGMISFYNNEVTRFNSAHVGLDRPGRELKIDSYINADPTKISWTRALKQDLVRDRKFSFDETCLVTSLYRPFTKQWLYFNRRFNEMVYQMPRIFPDANAKNLMIMVKQRWAGEGQLALMVDSIPELQTDGGTQCFPLYLYDDIETEAQEGGLFEQPGSVQRTRRDALTDEGLEHFKAAYPGEQISKEDVFYYVYGVLHSPEYREKYADNLSKELPRIPRVKTAASFFAFSKAGRTLTELHINYETVTPYPAKVVGGSQDTDYRVEKMKYGKNKDKTILHYNEKITITGIPLEAYDYVINGKPALDWVVERQCVKIEKNSGIVSDSNDWAMDTMVDPKYPLELFLRVVTVSLETMKVVKALPALAI, encoded by the coding sequence ATGTCCGCCCTAATTACCTTGCTAGATCACTATCGCAACGCTTCCGTAACTGAGCGCGAAAAAGGTACTTATTTCGAGGAGCTGATCTACACATACCTTCGTAACGAGGCCACCTATCGAGACCTATACGAGCAGGTCTGGACGTACTCAGACTGGGCGAAGGAGCAGGGCTTAGACAAGCGCGACACCGGCATTGACCTAGTAGCTAAAACCCAAGGCACAGGTGAGTATCACGCGGTTCAGTGCAAGTTGTACGCATCGGATTACCGGGTACAGAAGAAGGACATCGACAGTTTTTTTACCGCTTCCGGCAAAAAACCTTTTACCCACCGCATCATCGTAGCCAGCACTAACAACTGGAGTGAGCACGCGAACGATGCATTGCAAAACCAGCATCAGACGGTCAGCAAAATTGATCTCAATGATCTTGAAAACAGTCAGATCGACTGGGCCAAGTTCAAGCCCAGCCAGGCGCCTGTTCTCAGGGCAAAAAAGAAGCTTCTTGAGCATCAGCAAACTGCTCTAAACGCTACTGAGTTCGGGCTAAAAACTGCGCATCGCGGCAAGCTGATCATGGCTTGCGGTACAGGTAAGACCTTCACTAGCCTGAAGATCGCAGAAAAGCTGGCCGGTAAAGGCAAGCGTGTTCTGTTCCTAGTGCCGAGCTTGTCACTCTTGTCACAAACCCTCACCGAATGGACTCAAGAGAGCGGGACTCCGCTGCATAGCTTCGCAGTGTGCTCTGATAGCGATGTAGGTAAGAAGCGCAAGCAAGACGACGATGTGGTGCAAACATTCACCCATGAGCTGCGATATCCAGCTACAACCGAACCTAAGCGCCTGGCGTCGGAAATGGCTAAACGTCATGACGATGAGCACATGAGCGTGGTGTTTTCTACCTATCATTCGATTGATGTGATCAGTCGTGCCCAGCATGAACACGAGTTACCGGAGTTTGATCTGGTTGTCTGCGACGAAGCGCACCGCACCACAGGTGCGACCTTCGGTGAAGACGACGAAAGCAATTTTGTCAAAATCCATGATGCCGATTACATCCGCTCGGTAAAGCGCCTGTACATGACCGCCACTCCGCGCATCTATGGCGACAATGCCAAGATCAAGGCCGAATCCGGGGACGTGACGCTGTGCTCAATGGATGACGAAACTCTTTATGGCAGAGAATTGCACGTCATTACCTTTTCCGAGGCAGTAAAGCGTGGCCTCTTGGTCGATTACAAGGTGTTAGTTCTAGCTGTAGAAGAAAGCCATGTCAGCCGCAGCCTGCAAAAAATGCTGGCCAGTGAAGACAACCAGCTCAAGGTCGATGATGCTGCCAAGATCATCGGTTGTTGGAAGGCGCTGGCTAAGCAAAGCATGGCCGAGGATCTCGTAGGTGATAGTGAACCGATGAAGCGTGCAGTGGCCTTCTGTCAGGTCATCGAGCCCAATTACAAAGGCAGCAAGCATAAGGTCAGCTCCAAGAACATCTCCAGCATGTTCCAGTCGGTAGTCGAGGCCTACCAAGAGTCAGAAAGCGTTGAGGCGGCTTCTCGTCTAACCTGCGAAGCAGCACACGTGGACGGCGGAATGAACGCCAGCCAGAAGGAAGAAAAGCTCACATGGCTTAAGGGTGATACTCCAGAGAACACCTGCCGCATTCTCAGCAACGTTCGCTGCCTATCTGAGGGCGTGGACGTACCTTCCCTAGACGCTGTGCTGTTCCTTACCCCACGTAACTCGCAGGTAGATGTGGTGCAGTCGGTAGGTCGGGTGATGCGTAACGCCCCCGGCAAGAAGCGCGGCTATGTGATTCTGCCTGTGGTGATTCCGGCTGGCGTTGAAGCACATGATGCTCTCAACGATAACCAGACCTACAAGGTGGTCTGGCAAGTATTGCAGGCTCTGCGCTCTCACGATGACACCTTCGATGCCATGGTTAATAAACTCGACCTGATCGGCCATGACCCACGCAAAATGGAAGTCATTGCTATCACCGACAAGGTTGAGAGGAAGCAAAAGAACAGTTCTGGCACCAAGAATAAAGATGCTGGTAAAGGTCGGTACGGCATTGGTAGTAAAAACAAGCACGATGCCGAAGGGCAGATAACCCAGCAGGCAGACTTGAGCTACGAAGTTGGCGACATCGAGCGCGCCATCTACGCCAAAATCGTGCAGAAATGCGGTAATCGTCACCATTGGGAAGACTGGGCTAACGACATTGCCAAGATTGCTCGCACGCACATAGACCGTATCCAGGGCATTCTGGAAAACTCAGAATATGTCTCTGAGAAGGCCGCTTTCGAAGCTTTCGCTATCGAATTACGTGATGATCTGAACGACAGCATCTCGGATGAAGAAATTATCGAAATGCTGGCCCAGCACCTGATTACCAAGCCGGTCTTCGACGCTCTCTTTGAAGATTACAGCTTCGCCAAGCACAACCCCATGTCACAGACCATGCAAGGCGTACTGGACGCGCTGAACGAGCATCGGTTGGATAAAGAAGCCGATACCCTCGAAAAGTTTTACGCAAGCGTCAAGCAACGCGCGGAGGGTATCGACAACGCAGCGGGCAAGCAGAAAATCGTGGTCGAGCTGTACGACAAATTCTTCCGCAACGCTTTCCCGAAAATGACTGAGCGTTTGGGCATCGTCTACACACCAGTCGAGGTAGTGGACTTCATCATCCACAGCGTTAATGACGTGCTGCAAAGCGAATTCGGTCAGAGTCTGGGTAGCGATGGCGTCCATATCATCGATCCCTTCACAGGCACCGGCACCTTTATCACTCGTCTCCTGCAATCGGGGTTGATGACTCCTGAACAGATCAAGAACAAGTATCAAGGGCAGATCCACGCCAATGAATTGGTGTTGCTGGCCTACTACATTGCTGCGATCAACATCGAGGCTGTCTATCACAGTCTAGTCGGTGGTGATTATGTGCCTTTCGAAGGTATTTGCCTTACAGACACCTTCCAGATGTACGAAAAGGAAGACCTGGTGGATGCGTTGTTGGAGCAGAACAGTGCCCGGCGAAAGAAACAGAAGCAGTTGGATATCCGCGTGATTATTGGTAACCCGCCGTATTCCGCAGGGCAAACTAGCGCCAACGATAATAATGCCAACGTCGCCTACCCTCATCTTGATGACCGCATTCGCAGCACCTATGCCGAACGATCCACGGCAACCAATAAAAATGCACTATACGACAGCTATATTCGTGCCATTCGTTGGGCTAGCGACCGCGTTGGAGACAGTGGTGTGATTGGTTTTGTCACTAATGCCGGGTTTGTCGAGGCCAACACCGCAGATGGACTTCGCCAATGCCTGGCTGATGAGTTCTCTAGTATCTATGTATTCCATCTACGTGGTAATCAACGTACTTCGGGTGAACTATCTCGAAGAGAGGGAGGAAAGATATTCGGTAGCGGTAGTCGCGCTCCTATTGCCATTTCGCTTTTGGTGAAGAACCCTCAGGCCAAGCAGCATGGAAAGATTTACTTTCACGATATTGGCGACTACCTGAGCCAGTCGGAGAAGTTGGAGAAAATCAGCGGTTTTGCCAGCATTGCCGGAATCACGGCAGACGAAGCCTGGCAGGTAATCACTCCGGATGAGCATGGGGACTGGCTGCAACAGCGTGACGGTAGCTTTGCTGAGTTTATTGTTTTGGGAGATAAAGACAGGAATCCGGCTCCCAAGCTGTTTGCAAACTACTCAAGTGGTGTAAAAACTCAACGTGATGCCTGGTGCTACAATTCGAGCAAAAAAAACGTAGTTGCCAATATGCAAGGCATGATTTCTTTCTACAATAATGAGGTGACGCGTTTCAATTCTGCTCATGTTGGTTTAGATAGACCAGGCCGAGAGTTGAAGATAGATAGTTATATCAATGCCGATCCGACGAAAATTAGCTGGACGCGAGCATTGAAGCAAGATTTGGTGAGGGATCGAAAGTTTTCTTTTGATGAAACTTGCCTTGTTACTAGCCTGTATCGCCCGTTCACTAAACAGTGGCTGTATTTCAATCGTCGTTTTAATGAGATGGTTTATCAGATGCCGCGCATCTTTCCGGATGCGAATGCAAAAAATCTTATGATTATGGTAAAGCAGCGCTGGGCTGGCGAAGGCCAACTAGCTTTAATGGTTGATAGTATCCCAGAGCTACAAACTGACGGGGGAACCCAATGTTTCCCGCTGTACCTTTATGACGACATTGAGACAGAGGCGCAGGAAGGGGGATTATTTGAGCAGCCAGGTTCAGTTCAACGCACGCGTCGTGATGCCCTTACCGACGAAGGGTTGGAGCATTTTAAGGCGGCCTATCCTGGAGAGCAGATCAGTAAGGAGGACGTTTTCTATTACGTCTACGGCGTACTGCATTCACCGGAATATCGCGAAAAGTACGCGGATAATCTTTCCAAGGAGCTGCCGCGCATACCTCGCGTAAAAACAGCAGCCAGTTTTTTTGCATTCTCAAAAGCAGGCCGTACTCTCACGGAGCTGCACATCAATTACGAAACGGTCACCCCCTACCCGGCCAAGGTAGTAGGTGGTAGCCAGGACACTGATTATCGTGTCGAAAAAATGAAGTATGGTAAGAATAAGGATAAGACCATCCTGCACTACAATGAGAAAATCACCATTACTGGTATCCCGCTGGAGGCTTATGACTATGTTATCAACGGCAAGCCGGCTCTGGATTGGGTGGTGGAGCGCCAATGTGTGAAGATTGAAAAGAATAGCGGCATTGTTAGTGATTCCAATGATTGGGCTATGGATACTATGGTCGATCCTAAGTATCCACTAGAGCTATTTCTGCGGGTGGTCACTGTAAGCCTCGAAACGATGAAGGTTGTAAAGGCGCTTCCAGCGTTAGCGATTTAA
- the mobV gene encoding MobV family relaxase, with the protein MTYAILRTKKLKSFGAVARSARHTFREQPTPNADPELSQFNRGTGAKTTAKLVEALKKGLPEKLRAGSVLCIEYMISASPEAFKRHGGKLDDLGDGYFNDALRWLRKKHGKENVIATTVHLDERTPHLVAYVVPRTKDGRLSCRDFLGGPAKLKAMQSDFYEVCGKPCGLERGIEGSKAKHQELKQFYGALVGSGEAPKLEARDYAAAAIGIKTATWRKAEALAKSHSQAAAVAPTMKKSFASRQRALHKKAEQLSERLHVFEHKRLLLKQAESGLEVRANALVERERAVSASELNVLALETERDAFERRIEILEASQKNHKAPIRGLKYESSHTLG; encoded by the coding sequence ATGACTTATGCGATCCTGCGCACAAAAAAGCTCAAGAGCTTTGGTGCTGTAGCGCGTTCAGCGCGTCACACTTTTCGAGAGCAGCCGACACCGAATGCAGACCCTGAATTGAGCCAGTTCAACAGGGGCACCGGAGCAAAAACCACCGCCAAGCTCGTGGAAGCCCTGAAGAAGGGCTTGCCGGAAAAGTTGAGGGCTGGATCAGTGTTATGCATCGAGTACATGATCAGCGCGTCCCCGGAAGCTTTTAAGCGACACGGGGGCAAGCTGGATGACCTGGGTGATGGGTATTTCAACGACGCTTTGAGATGGCTCAGGAAGAAACACGGCAAAGAAAACGTGATCGCTACAACTGTGCACTTGGACGAGCGCACACCGCATTTGGTCGCTTACGTCGTGCCGCGTACTAAGGATGGCCGGCTGTCGTGCCGCGATTTTCTGGGCGGCCCGGCGAAGTTGAAAGCGATGCAATCGGACTTCTATGAAGTCTGTGGGAAGCCATGCGGGCTCGAGCGCGGCATCGAAGGCAGCAAAGCAAAGCATCAGGAGCTAAAACAGTTTTACGGCGCGCTGGTGGGCTCAGGTGAAGCTCCAAAGCTTGAAGCCAGAGACTATGCGGCTGCCGCCATAGGCATTAAAACAGCCACTTGGCGGAAAGCTGAGGCTTTAGCGAAGTCACATTCACAGGCCGCAGCGGTGGCACCAACGATGAAAAAATCCTTCGCATCGAGGCAGAGGGCATTGCACAAAAAGGCTGAACAGCTGAGCGAACGCCTTCATGTTTTCGAGCATAAACGCCTTTTGCTCAAACAAGCGGAATCAGGGCTTGAGGTGCGCGCCAATGCGCTCGTCGAGCGTGAAAGAGCCGTCAGTGCATCGGAGCTTAATGTCTTGGCTTTAGAAACTGAGAGAGACGCTTTTGAGCGTCGTATTGAGATACTTGAGGCGAGTCAAAAAAATCATAAAGCCCCTATTCGGGGCCTGAAATATGAAAGCTCACATACACTGGGCTAG